In the genome of Streptomyces collinus, one region contains:
- the fasR gene encoding fatty acid biosynthesis transcriptional regulator FasR: MPEPETGKNEAAAHDVHPHAATLKRLEKSSGSLAAQAIARMDETLPWYRAMPPENRSWIGLVAQAGIAAFTEWFRYPDAPQAISTDVFGTAPRELTRAITLRQTVEMVRTTIEVMESAIDEVAAPGDERVLREALLVYAREIAFATAQVYAQAAEARGAWDARLESLVVNAVLSGEADEGAVSRAAALGWNSPEHVCVVLGTAPDGDSELTVEAIRRAARHAKLQVLTGVLGDRLVVIAGGSDNPLAVAKSLIGPFAAGPVVAGPVVPDLQAATRSAQAAAAGLKACSAWQDAPRPVLADDLLPERAMAGDPSAREQLVEEIYRPLEEAGAALLETLSVYLEQASSLEGAARMLFVHPNTVRYRLRRVTDVTGWSPSDVRSAFTLRIALILGRLVDGDLQL; the protein is encoded by the coding sequence GTGCCCGAACCCGAAACCGGTAAGAACGAAGCCGCAGCCCATGACGTCCATCCGCATGCCGCGACGCTGAAGCGGCTGGAGAAGTCGTCCGGATCGCTCGCCGCGCAGGCCATCGCGCGGATGGACGAGACGCTGCCCTGGTACCGGGCCATGCCCCCGGAGAACCGTTCCTGGATCGGTCTGGTCGCACAGGCGGGCATCGCCGCGTTCACCGAGTGGTTCCGGTATCCGGACGCCCCGCAGGCCATCTCCACCGACGTGTTCGGCACCGCGCCGCGCGAGCTGACCCGGGCGATCACGCTGCGCCAGACCGTGGAGATGGTGCGCACCACCATCGAGGTCATGGAGAGCGCGATCGACGAGGTCGCGGCCCCCGGCGACGAGCGGGTGCTGCGCGAGGCGCTGCTCGTCTACGCCCGGGAGATCGCCTTCGCGACGGCCCAGGTGTACGCCCAGGCCGCCGAGGCGCGGGGCGCCTGGGACGCGCGGCTGGAGTCCCTGGTCGTGAACGCCGTGCTCAGCGGCGAGGCCGACGAGGGGGCCGTGTCGCGGGCCGCCGCCCTCGGGTGGAACTCGCCGGAGCACGTGTGCGTGGTGCTCGGGACGGCGCCCGACGGGGACAGCGAACTGACCGTCGAGGCGATACGGCGTGCGGCCCGGCACGCCAAGCTCCAGGTGCTCACCGGTGTGCTCGGCGACCGGCTGGTCGTCATCGCGGGCGGCAGCGACAACCCGCTGGCCGTGGCCAAGTCGCTCATCGGCCCGTTCGCCGCCGGACCGGTCGTGGCAGGCCCGGTCGTGCCCGACCTGCAGGCCGCGACCCGGTCCGCGCAGGCCGCAGCGGCCGGGCTGAAGGCGTGTTCCGCCTGGCAGGACGCCCCGCGCCCGGTCCTGGCGGACGATCTGCTCCCGGAGCGCGCGATGGCCGGGGACCCCTCGGCCCGTGAGCAACTGGTGGAGGAGATCTACAGACCGCTGGAGGAGGCCGGGGCCGCGCTCCTGGAGACCCTCAGCGTCTATCTCGAACAGGCGAGCAGTCTGGAGGGGGCCGCCCGGATGCTGTTCGTCCATCCCAACACCGTCCGCTACCGGCTTCGACGTGTGACTGACGTCACCGGTTGGTCACCCTCCGATGTACGCTCTGCGTTCACCCTGCGGATCGCACTGATCCTGGGGCGTCTGGTCGATGGAGATCTCCAGCTCTAA
- a CDS encoding small hydrophobic protein, which produces MMASFGHGTRRHPRSRGRTWSRAGTDRATLGLIGVICAVAGFFVLGIVLGPAAMVCGWLAMGRAWSGARPTAAVVALVLGAIDTLLAIIWLSGAATPGFGMI; this is translated from the coding sequence ATGATGGCGAGCTTCGGACACGGTACGCGCAGGCACCCCCGCTCACGTGGCCGGACGTGGTCACGGGCCGGGACGGATCGCGCGACGCTCGGACTCATCGGAGTCATCTGCGCCGTTGCAGGCTTCTTCGTGCTGGGGATCGTTCTCGGTCCCGCCGCGATGGTCTGCGGCTGGCTCGCCATGGGCCGCGCATGGTCGGGCGCACGCCCCACCGCGGCCGTGGTCGCCCTGGTCCTGGGCGCCATCGACACGCTCCTGGCCATCATCTGGCTGTCCGGAGCGGCCACACCGGGCTTTGGCATGATCTGA
- a CDS encoding pirin family protein produces MDIRRAGERYQGGDPAAGIESRHAFSFGSHYDPDNLRFGAVLACNEERLAPGAGFDEHPHSHTEIVTWVVEGELTHRDSTGRESVVRHGDVQRLSSAGGVRHVERNDGPEPLTFIQMWLAPLRPGGDPSYEVVRGIADSTPYAVPEAGAMLHVRRLGPGERTAVPDGAHAYLHVVRGEVRLDGETLGAGDAARITDAKGLEAEGTTGAELLIWEMGPA; encoded by the coding sequence ATGGACATTCGGCGCGCAGGCGAGCGCTACCAGGGCGGCGACCCGGCGGCCGGAATCGAGAGCCGGCACGCCTTCTCCTTCGGGTCCCACTACGACCCGGACAACCTCCGTTTCGGCGCGGTGCTCGCGTGCAACGAGGAGCGGCTGGCGCCCGGGGCCGGCTTCGACGAGCATCCGCACAGCCACACCGAGATCGTGACCTGGGTGGTGGAGGGCGAGCTGACGCACCGGGACTCCACCGGGCGCGAATCGGTCGTGCGGCACGGCGACGTGCAGCGGCTCAGTTCGGCGGGCGGCGTGCGGCACGTGGAGCGCAACGACGGCCCGGAACCCCTGACCTTCATCCAGATGTGGCTGGCCCCGCTGCGGCCCGGCGGCGACCCGTCCTACGAGGTCGTCCGCGGCATCGCCGACTCGACGCCCTACGCCGTCCCCGAGGCCGGGGCGATGCTGCACGTGCGGCGCCTCGGGCCCGGGGAGCGGACGGCGGTGCCGGACGGGGCGCACGCGTACCTGCACGTCGTCCGCGGCGAGGTACGCCTGGACGGCGAGACGCTGGGCGCCGGCGACGCGGCCCGGATCACGGACGCCAAGGGCCTGGAGGCGGAGGGTACGACCGGGGCGGAGCTGCTGATCTGGGAGATGGGCCCGGCCTAG
- a CDS encoding TetR family transcriptional regulator, whose product MNLRERKKRRTRDALLRAALELFATRGYEETTVDDIAAAVDVSQRTFFRYFAGKEETAFFVPRLAETLVVEALRTRPPDEVPLEALRRAVLESWDAINEAVVELVPMELHMRVYRVIESTPALLAAHLRRSAELEEQLAGIIAEREGLDVDTDPRPRIVVALFGGVIRVTERLWSTGGDLTLDGMRQLTTTYLDQVGPALAGNWRAEQSP is encoded by the coding sequence TTGAACCTGCGCGAACGCAAGAAGCGGCGCACCCGGGACGCACTGCTGCGGGCCGCGCTGGAACTCTTCGCCACGCGCGGGTACGAGGAGACGACCGTCGACGACATCGCCGCCGCCGTGGACGTCTCGCAGCGCACCTTCTTCCGCTACTTCGCCGGCAAGGAGGAGACGGCGTTCTTCGTGCCGCGCCTCGCGGAGACGCTCGTCGTCGAGGCCCTGCGCACCCGACCGCCGGACGAGGTGCCGCTGGAGGCGCTGCGCCGGGCCGTGCTGGAGAGCTGGGACGCGATCAACGAGGCCGTGGTGGAGCTCGTGCCGATGGAGCTCCATATGCGCGTCTACCGGGTGATCGAGTCGACGCCCGCGCTGCTCGCCGCCCATCTGCGGCGGTCGGCGGAGCTGGAGGAGCAGCTCGCGGGCATCATCGCCGAGCGCGAGGGTCTCGACGTGGATACGGACCCCCGGCCGCGGATCGTCGTCGCCCTCTTCGGCGGGGTGATTCGCGTCACCGAGCGACTGTGGTCCACCGGGGGCGACCTCACCCTGGACGGCATGCGCCAACTCACCACGACATACCTGGATCAGGTGGGTCCCGCACTGGCCGGGAACTGGCGTGCGGAGCAGTCCCCTTAG
- a CDS encoding potassium channel family protein, which produces MTLPMTASTTLARWERRTQSPLLALAVLFAIAYAIPIVAPLAPQDLLTACHVTNWVVWAAFAADYLVRLWLAEDRLRFVRGNPLALLAVVLPLAQPLRLLKLVSMLFLAGQRARMASQVRVTTYVAGSCLGLLVFGALAVLEVERDEPGASIHTLGDAVWWAFTTMTTVGYGDMAPTTGLGRILAVGLMLSGIALLGVVTANIAAWFIARFEKDDVEERRQTEAIRELTDEVRALRGELAALKRTPAE; this is translated from the coding sequence ATGACGCTCCCGATGACCGCCTCGACCACGCTGGCCCGTTGGGAGCGGCGTACCCAGAGCCCGCTGCTGGCGCTGGCCGTCCTGTTCGCGATCGCCTACGCCATACCGATCGTGGCCCCGCTGGCTCCGCAGGACCTGCTCACCGCATGCCATGTCACCAACTGGGTGGTGTGGGCCGCTTTCGCCGCCGACTATCTGGTCCGTCTGTGGCTGGCCGAGGACCGGCTGCGGTTCGTGCGCGGCAATCCGCTGGCCCTGCTGGCCGTGGTGCTGCCGCTGGCCCAGCCGCTGCGGCTGCTGAAGCTGGTGTCGATGCTGTTCCTCGCGGGGCAGCGGGCGCGGATGGCGTCGCAGGTACGGGTCACCACGTACGTCGCGGGATCGTGCCTCGGACTGCTCGTCTTCGGTGCGCTGGCCGTGCTGGAGGTGGAACGGGACGAGCCCGGCGCCTCCATCCACACCCTGGGGGACGCGGTCTGGTGGGCGTTCACCACCATGACCACCGTGGGGTACGGGGACATGGCACCGACCACCGGCCTGGGACGGATACTCGCGGTCGGGCTGATGCTGTCCGGGATCGCGCTGCTCGGTGTGGTCACGGCGAACATCGCCGCCTGGTTCATCGCACGGTTCGAGAAGGACGACGTCGAGGAACGGCGGCAGACCGAGGCGATCCGGGAGCTGACCGACGAGGTGCGGGCGCTGCGCGGGGAGTTGGCGGCGCTCAAGAGGACGCCGGCCGAGTAG
- a CDS encoding MFS transporter has product MTSQTTIDTTGPGGKVPATPSDATPGKGLRGHPWLTLITVAVGVMMVALDGTIVAIANPAIGKDLGASWSDLQWITNAYFLALAVSLITAGKLGDRFGHRQTFLIGVAGFAASSAAIGLSQGITAVIVFRVFQGLFGALLMPAALGLLRATFPAEKLNMAIGIWGMVIGASTAGGPILGGVLVEHVNWQSVFFINVPVGVLALVLGVLILLDHRAENAPRSFDLLGIFLLSAAMFCLVWALIKAPEWGWGDLKTWAFIVASVVGFGLFAVWETKVKEPLIPLGLFRSVPLSAGVVLMVLMAIAFMGGLFFVTFYLQNVHGMSPIDAGLHLLPLTGMMIVGSPLAGVMITKFGPRIPLAGGMAFTAIAMYGMSTLDAHTGSGVMSVWFALLGLGLAPVMVGATEVIVGNAPMELSGVAGGLQQAAMQIGGSLGTAVLGAVMASKVDSEFAGNWADAGLPPLTPAQSEQAALAVQQGAAPVPEGTPEQIAAKITEVAHTTFIDGMSLASLTAAGVAAVAVFVAFLTKRGENAEAGAGAAHI; this is encoded by the coding sequence ATGACTAGTCAGACCACCATCGACACGACGGGGCCGGGGGGCAAGGTACCGGCGACGCCGTCGGACGCGACGCCGGGCAAGGGGCTGCGAGGGCACCCCTGGCTCACCCTCATCACCGTCGCTGTGGGGGTCATGATGGTGGCCCTCGACGGCACCATCGTGGCCATAGCCAACCCGGCGATCGGCAAGGACCTGGGCGCCTCATGGTCGGATCTCCAGTGGATCACCAACGCCTACTTCCTCGCCCTCGCGGTGTCCCTGATCACCGCCGGCAAGCTCGGTGACCGTTTCGGCCACCGGCAGACCTTCCTCATCGGCGTGGCGGGCTTCGCCGCCTCCTCGGCCGCCATCGGGCTGTCCCAGGGCATCACGGCGGTCATCGTCTTCCGCGTCTTCCAGGGGCTCTTCGGCGCGCTGCTGATGCCGGCCGCGCTCGGCCTGCTGCGGGCCACCTTCCCTGCCGAGAAGCTGAACATGGCCATCGGCATCTGGGGCATGGTCATCGGCGCGTCCACCGCGGGCGGCCCGATCCTCGGCGGCGTGCTCGTCGAGCACGTCAACTGGCAGTCGGTGTTCTTCATCAACGTGCCGGTCGGCGTCCTCGCCCTCGTCCTCGGCGTGCTGATCCTGCTCGACCACCGCGCCGAGAACGCCCCGCGCTCCTTCGATCTCCTCGGCATCTTCCTGCTGTCCGCCGCGATGTTCTGCCTCGTCTGGGCTCTGATCAAGGCACCGGAGTGGGGCTGGGGCGATCTGAAGACCTGGGCGTTCATCGTCGCCTCGGTGGTCGGCTTCGGGCTCTTCGCCGTCTGGGAGACGAAGGTGAAGGAGCCGCTGATCCCGCTGGGGCTGTTCCGCTCCGTCCCGCTGTCGGCAGGTGTCGTCCTCATGGTCCTGATGGCCATCGCCTTCATGGGCGGCCTGTTCTTCGTGACGTTCTACCTCCAGAACGTGCACGGCATGAGCCCGATCGACGCCGGTCTGCACCTGCTGCCGCTCACCGGCATGATGATCGTCGGCTCCCCGCTCGCCGGCGTGATGATCACCAAGTTCGGCCCCCGCATCCCGCTGGCCGGCGGCATGGCGTTCACCGCGATCGCCATGTACGGCATGTCCACGCTGGACGCGCACACGGGCAGCGGCGTCATGTCCGTCTGGTTCGCCCTGCTGGGCCTCGGCCTCGCGCCGGTCATGGTGGGCGCCACCGAAGTCATCGTCGGCAACGCCCCGATGGAGCTCTCCGGTGTCGCGGGCGGTCTCCAGCAGGCGGCCATGCAGATCGGCGGCAGCCTCGGCACGGCCGTGCTGGGCGCCGTCATGGCCTCGAAGGTGGACAGCGAGTTCGCCGGCAACTGGGCCGACGCGGGGCTGCCGCCGCTCACCCCGGCCCAGTCCGAACAGGCCGCGCTGGCCGTTCAGCAGGGCGCTGCCCCGGTGCCCGAGGGCACCCCTGAGCAGATCGCCGCGAAGATCACCGAGGTCGCGCACACCACGTTCATCGACGGCATGAGCCTGGCCTCCCTGACCGCTGCGGGTGTGGCGGCCGTCGCCGTGTTCGTCGCGTTCCTCACCAAGCGCGGCGAGAACGCGGAGGCCGGTGCGGGCGCGGCGCACATCTGA
- a CDS encoding serine hydrolase domain-containing protein, whose translation MSLKSLALIENWPVPTAAAGAVRADGTVLGTHGPAGQRFPLASVTKPLAAYAVLVAYEEGAVEFDEPAGPPGSTVRHLLAHTSGLAFDEHKVTAPPGERRLYSNAGFEQLGDHVAKATDIPFGEYLRQAVLEPLGMTSTTLEGSPAKDGVSTVEDLLRFAAEVQAPRLLDPRTVAEAMTVHYPGTKGVLPGYGHQNPNDWGLGFEIRDSKSPHWTGSSSSPRTFGHFGQSGTFLWIDPDAGAACVALTDRAFGPWAIEAWPPFTDAVRAEL comes from the coding sequence ATGTCGCTGAAGAGCCTCGCCCTGATCGAGAACTGGCCGGTTCCCACCGCTGCGGCGGGTGCCGTACGAGCGGACGGCACCGTCCTCGGCACCCACGGGCCGGCCGGGCAGCGGTTCCCGCTCGCGTCGGTGACCAAGCCGCTGGCCGCCTACGCGGTGCTCGTCGCGTACGAGGAGGGGGCCGTCGAGTTCGACGAACCCGCGGGTCCTCCCGGGTCGACGGTCCGGCACCTGCTGGCGCACACCTCGGGCCTCGCCTTCGACGAGCACAAGGTCACGGCCCCGCCCGGGGAGCGGCGGCTGTACTCCAACGCCGGCTTCGAGCAGCTGGGCGACCATGTGGCCAAGGCCACCGACATCCCGTTCGGGGAGTACCTGCGGCAGGCCGTGCTGGAGCCGCTGGGCATGACCTCGACGACCCTGGAGGGCTCCCCGGCCAAGGACGGCGTGTCGACGGTCGAGGACCTGCTGCGGTTCGCCGCCGAGGTGCAGGCCCCGCGGCTGCTGGATCCCCGCACGGTCGCCGAGGCGATGACCGTGCACTACCCGGGCACCAAGGGCGTCCTGCCGGGGTACGGCCACCAGAACCCCAACGACTGGGGGCTCGGCTTCGAGATCCGCGACTCCAAGTCGCCGCACTGGACGGGCTCGTCGTCCTCGCCGCGCACCTTCGGACATTTCGGGCAGTCGGGTACGTTCCTGTGGATCGACCCGGACGCGGGCGCGGCCTGCGTGGCACTGACGGACCGGGCGTTCGGACCGTGGGCGATCGAGGCGTGGCCGCCGTTCACGGACGCGGTGCGGGCCGAGCTCTAG
- a CDS encoding MerR family transcriptional regulator, whose product MTVMETTGTRTDTCAGPPQQNRRPDGDDHYTISEVVAFTGLTAHTLRWYERIGLMPHIDRSHTGQRRYTNRDLDWLDLVGKLRLTGMPVADMVRYAELVREGDHTYGERFQLLKTTREDVLARIDELRGTLAVLDRKISFYADAGHALASERSR is encoded by the coding sequence ATGACGGTGATGGAGACCACGGGGACCAGGACCGACACCTGCGCCGGCCCGCCGCAGCAGAACCGGCGCCCGGACGGTGACGACCACTACACGATCAGCGAGGTCGTCGCCTTCACCGGCCTGACGGCACACACCCTGCGCTGGTACGAGCGCATCGGCCTGATGCCGCACATCGACCGGTCCCACACCGGCCAGCGCCGCTACACCAACCGCGACCTCGACTGGCTCGACCTCGTCGGCAAGCTCCGCCTGACGGGCATGCCGGTCGCGGACATGGTCCGGTACGCGGAACTGGTGCGCGAGGGCGACCACACCTACGGCGAGCGCTTCCAGCTGCTGAAGACGACCCGTGAGGACGTCCTGGCCAGGATCGACGAACTCCGGGGCACGCTCGCCGTGCTCGACCGGAAGATCAGTTTCTACGCGGACGCCGGGCACGCCCTGGCGTCGGAGAGGTCCCGATGA
- a CDS encoding aldo/keto reductase: protein MTDGRITTAKLGDKGPEVSVQGLGCMGMSFGYGPSDADASRATLERALELGVTFYDTADAYGAGENERFLSPFFKAHRDEVVIATKFALSIPPDDPTRRVIRNDPPYIRQAVEASLKRLDVDVIDLYYMHRRDVNVPIEESVGTMADLVREGKVKHLGLSEVTADELRAAHAVHPIAAVQSEWSLFSRDIETYVVPAARDLGVALVAYSPLGRGFLTGSFTDAEQDLSAGDFRRQQPRFTGDNATANATLLELIRSVADAHDATLGQIALAWAQQQATVHDLPVIPIPGTRKPSRIEENTGATRIVLTDGQLDLLDGIAAQVAGTRYADMAFTSAGRE, encoded by the coding sequence ATGACGGACGGCAGGATCACGACGGCGAAGCTCGGCGACAAGGGTCCCGAGGTGAGCGTCCAGGGCCTCGGCTGCATGGGCATGAGCTTCGGCTACGGCCCCTCGGACGCCGACGCGTCCCGGGCCACGCTGGAACGGGCGCTCGAACTGGGCGTCACCTTCTACGACACGGCCGACGCGTACGGGGCCGGCGAGAACGAGCGGTTCCTGTCGCCGTTCTTCAAGGCCCACCGCGACGAGGTCGTCATCGCGACCAAGTTCGCCCTGTCGATCCCCCCGGACGACCCCACCCGCCGGGTCATCCGCAACGACCCGCCCTACATCCGCCAGGCCGTCGAGGCGAGCCTGAAGCGCCTGGACGTCGACGTCATCGACCTCTACTACATGCACCGGCGCGATGTGAACGTGCCGATCGAGGAGAGCGTCGGCACGATGGCCGACCTGGTGCGCGAGGGCAAGGTCAAGCACCTCGGCCTGAGCGAGGTCACGGCGGACGAACTGCGGGCCGCGCACGCCGTCCACCCCATCGCCGCCGTGCAGTCGGAGTGGTCGCTGTTCAGCCGGGACATCGAGACGTACGTCGTCCCCGCGGCCCGTGACCTGGGCGTGGCCCTCGTCGCGTACTCGCCCCTCGGCCGGGGCTTCCTCACCGGCTCCTTCACCGACGCCGAGCAGGACCTGAGCGCCGGTGACTTCCGCCGCCAGCAGCCCCGCTTCACCGGCGACAACGCCACGGCGAACGCGACCCTGCTGGAGCTGATCCGCTCGGTGGCCGACGCCCATGACGCGACCCTCGGTCAGATAGCCCTGGCCTGGGCCCAGCAGCAGGCGACGGTCCACGACCTCCCGGTCATCCCGATCCCCGGCACCCGCAAGCCCTCCAGGATCGAGGAGAACACGGGGGCGACCAGGATCGTCCTGACCGACGGGCAACTGGACCTGCTGGACGGCATAGCGGCCCAGGTGGCGGGCACGCGGTATGCGGACATGGCGTTCACGTCGGCAGGCAGGGAGTAG
- a CDS encoding DUF4429 domain-containing protein, producing MSRMGDVLAGFHAAWEFESDSVLIRYERGIRTPKLFQALGERRVPLEAIAGVTLTRGKRGTVVLRVEPRPGADPLMEAAAGQLKESGDPYRLVLPAEREVLAEYYADELRTLLTESGPADRFLVKPPEGPLSFKAYDGKATFDGRTVNFRWFWTGASSAKWKAGDQSFSVGELNGVEWRSPEVFEGHLRLLRRDAEMSAAQADQDPAAVVFGLGYGPVHESLPFAAAVLAAVRTSSPVAAVPAPRRDPADIAERIRHLGELHQAGLVTDEEFSVKKAELLAEL from the coding sequence ATGAGCCGCATGGGTGACGTACTGGCCGGATTTCATGCCGCCTGGGAGTTCGAGTCCGACTCCGTGCTCATCCGCTACGAACGGGGGATTCGAACACCCAAGCTGTTCCAGGCTCTCGGGGAACGCCGTGTGCCCCTGGAGGCGATCGCCGGGGTGACGCTGACCCGCGGGAAACGCGGCACGGTCGTGCTGCGCGTCGAGCCGCGCCCCGGGGCGGACCCGTTGATGGAGGCGGCCGCCGGGCAGCTGAAGGAGAGCGGCGATCCCTACCGGCTGGTGCTGCCCGCCGAGCGGGAGGTGCTCGCCGAGTACTACGCCGACGAGCTGCGCACGCTGCTGACCGAGTCCGGGCCGGCGGACCGGTTCCTCGTGAAGCCGCCCGAGGGGCCGTTGTCCTTCAAGGCGTACGACGGGAAGGCGACCTTCGACGGACGGACCGTGAACTTCCGGTGGTTCTGGACGGGGGCGTCGTCGGCGAAGTGGAAGGCCGGCGACCAGAGCTTCTCCGTCGGGGAGCTGAACGGGGTGGAGTGGCGATCGCCGGAGGTCTTCGAAGGGCATTTGCGGCTTTTGCGCAGGGATGCGGAGATGTCGGCGGCCCAGGCCGATCAGGACCCCGCGGCGGTGGTGTTCGGGCTGGGGTACGGCCCCGTGCACGAGTCGCTGCCGTTCGCTGCCGCGGTGTTGGCGGCGGTGCGGACGTCGAGTCCGGTGGCGGCCGTGCCCGCGCCGCGGCGTGACCCCGCGGACATCGCCGAGCGGATTCGGCACCTGGGTGAGTTGCATCAGGCCGGGTTGGTGACGGATGAGGAGTTTTCGGTCAAAAAGGCGGAGTTGTTGGCGGAGCTTTAG
- a CDS encoding GNAT family N-acetyltransferase translates to MSVVRRALPADAEEVLRLRQVMIDAVFASGSSFAWHGESLPTLRARLGETDGDFVAFVVDHPERPGALASLVAGTIDYRIGKPGDPHGMVGFVFSVATDPGARRRGYARACMTTLLAWFRERGARRVQLTASPEAEPLYVSLGFRPKPDPLLELTL, encoded by the coding sequence ATGAGTGTTGTACGTCGCGCCCTGCCCGCCGACGCCGAGGAAGTCCTGCGCCTGCGTCAGGTCATGATCGACGCGGTGTTCGCCTCCGGTTCCTCCTTCGCCTGGCACGGGGAATCCCTCCCCACCCTCCGGGCCAGACTCGGCGAAACGGACGGGGACTTCGTGGCGTTCGTCGTCGACCACCCCGAGCGGCCGGGGGCGCTGGCCTCCCTGGTGGCCGGGACGATCGACTACCGCATCGGCAAGCCGGGGGATCCGCACGGCATGGTGGGCTTCGTGTTCAGCGTCGCCACCGACCCGGGTGCGCGGCGCCGGGGTTACGCGCGCGCCTGCATGACCACGCTCCTTGCCTGGTTCCGCGAGCGCGGTGCCCGGCGCGTGCAGCTCACCGCCTCGCCGGAGGCCGAGCCGCTGTACGTCTCCCTCGGGTTCCGGCCCAAGCCCGACCCCTTGCTGGAACTCACGCTCTGA
- a CDS encoding alpha/beta hydrolase, with translation MTSFDTSPQLNVWRALLALAVVFVMLATTGWTALRNQRGATPLQASLTAWEHGRIGGHPLPDPQSEPTRLARFFASLTEQDRSTLVRKYSLAVGNMNGAPVELRYRANRLALAKARKVERERMHDKRLTQAGQHEAGRRMHRFGDLLEKGRHILAFDPEGSGRVAEVFGDLREAERVSVVVPGVDTDLLTFQRTQRKYAAPVGMAKSLYAAERQVSPSTRTAVIAWADYTAPSGLGIDSATAMRAEEGAVRLNGLVRALPGKSPVSLFCHSYGSVVCGVAAHSLPGRVSDIAVAGSPGMRVERAAQLHTSARVWAMRDSDDWIQDVPYMEVGGLGHGADPVSAGFGARVLSAAGAKGHAGYFEPGTASLFNFAEIGVGAYRSVHCAHEDGVCRTGLSGTAAA, from the coding sequence GTGACTTCCTTCGACACCTCCCCGCAACTGAACGTCTGGCGCGCACTGCTCGCCCTGGCCGTCGTCTTCGTGATGCTGGCGACCACCGGCTGGACGGCCCTGCGCAACCAGCGGGGCGCCACACCGCTCCAGGCCTCGCTCACCGCCTGGGAGCACGGCCGGATCGGCGGGCACCCGCTGCCGGACCCGCAGTCCGAGCCGACGAGACTGGCCCGCTTCTTCGCGTCGCTCACCGAGCAGGACCGTTCGACCCTGGTCCGCAAGTACTCGCTCGCGGTGGGCAACATGAACGGCGCGCCGGTCGAGCTGCGCTACCGCGCCAACCGTCTCGCGCTCGCGAAGGCGCGCAAGGTCGAGCGGGAACGCATGCACGACAAGCGCCTCACCCAGGCCGGACAGCACGAGGCCGGGCGCAGGATGCACCGTTTCGGGGACCTCTTGGAGAAGGGCCGGCACATCCTGGCCTTCGACCCGGAGGGCTCGGGCCGGGTGGCGGAGGTCTTCGGCGACCTGCGCGAGGCGGAGCGGGTCTCGGTCGTCGTCCCCGGTGTCGACACCGACCTGCTCACCTTCCAGCGCACGCAGCGCAAGTACGCGGCGCCCGTCGGCATGGCCAAGTCCCTGTACGCGGCCGAGCGACAGGTGAGCCCCTCGACCCGTACGGCCGTCATCGCCTGGGCCGACTACACGGCACCCAGCGGCCTCGGCATCGACTCGGCCACGGCCATGCGCGCCGAGGAGGGTGCCGTACGGCTGAACGGGCTCGTGCGGGCCCTGCCGGGCAAGTCGCCGGTCTCGCTGTTCTGCCACAGCTACGGCTCCGTGGTGTGCGGGGTCGCCGCGCACTCGCTGCCGGGCCGGGTGTCCGACATCGCGGTGGCGGGCAGCCCCGGCATGCGGGTCGAGAGGGCGGCCCAGCTGCACACCAGTGCCCGGGTGTGGGCGATGCGGGACTCCGACGACTGGATCCAGGACGTGCCCTACATGGAGGTCGGCGGGCTGGGCCACGGAGCCGACCCGGTGTCCGCCGGGTTCGGGGCGCGGGTGCTGTCGGCGGCCGGCGCGAAGGGTCACGCGGGCTACTTCGAGCCCGGGACGGCAAGTCTGTTCAATTTCGCAGAGATCGGCGTTGGCGCATACCGCTCGGTGCACTGCGCGCACGAAGACGGCGTCTGCCGTACCGGTTTGTCCGGCACGGCGGCGGCCTGA